Proteins encoded by one window of Lathyrus oleraceus cultivar Zhongwan6 chromosome 1, CAAS_Psat_ZW6_1.0, whole genome shotgun sequence:
- the LOC127129818 gene encoding uncharacterized protein LOC127129818, whose translation MAAEVSSLIRVLGGGGYKDEQHRTVGNESHGEKSTALITRDLLGGSSNESQELDLDLQVPSGWEKRLDLQSGKVYIQRCNTLPSSPISETKPTTPKFQDLNFPSTQSNVALNLFDETSLDLKLVSSTLPSNNYQSVCTLDKVKSALERAEKEPLRKRASFLKSSISATSPSSYSSSSSSIRETTNHHEEEQSEEKMVSSPMAAGCPGCLSYVLIMKNNPKCPRCNSVVPIPIMKKPRIDLNISI comes from the exons ATGGCTGCTGAAGTTAGTTCTCTAATTCGTGTTCTTGGTGGTGGTGGATACAAAGATGAACAACATCGGACGGTGGGAAATGAATCTCACGGTGAGAAATCAACGGCTCTGATTACAAGAGACTTACTCGGTGGGTCCTCCAATGAATCCCAAGAATTGGATCTTGATTTACAGGTTCCTAGTGGCTGGGAAAAACGTCTTGACCTTCAG TCGGGGAAAGTATATATTCAAAGGTGTAACACATTACCCTCTTCACCAATTTCTGAAACGAAACCAACAACTCCAAAATTTCAAGACCTAAATTTTCCATCAACGCAATCAAATGTTGCGTTGAATCTCTTTGATGAAACGAGTTTAGACTTAAAACTCGTTTCATCTACTTTACCATCAAACAATTATCAAAGTGTGTGCACACTTGACAAAGTGAAATCCGCTCTAGAAAGAGCTGAGAAGGAACCATTACGGAAAAGAGCATCATTTTTGAAGTCTTCGATTTCAGCAACATCGCCTTCATCGtattcatcttcttcatcgtcaATTCGAGAAACAACAAATCATCATGAAGAAGAGCAAAGCGAAGAGAAAATGGTGTCGTCACCAATGGCTGCAGGGTGTCCCGGTTGTTTGTCCTATGTTTTGATAATGAAGAATAATCCTAAGTGTCCTAGGTGTAATTCAGTTGTTCCAATTCCAATCATGAAGAAACCTAGGATTGATCTTAATATTTCGATTTGA